From a single Bacillus pseudomycoides DSM 12442 genomic region:
- a CDS encoding ArsR/SmtB family transcription factor, whose protein sequence is MAENKVETCQEACSQTIIHGEVVDQVKQTIPADESLSKVAELFKVLGDRTRTRILHALFEAEMCVCDLAYLLGMTQSSISHQLRVLKQAKLVKNRKEGKVVYYSLADHHVIHIFEQAFEHVNEEE, encoded by the coding sequence ATGGCTGAAAATAAAGTAGAAACATGTCAAGAAGCATGTTCTCAAACAATTATCCATGGAGAAGTTGTTGATCAAGTGAAACAAACGATTCCAGCTGACGAAAGTTTAAGTAAAGTGGCAGAATTATTTAAAGTATTAGGTGACCGTACGCGTACCCGCATTTTACACGCATTATTTGAAGCAGAAATGTGCGTATGTGACTTAGCGTATTTACTCGGCATGACACAATCATCTATTTCTCATCAGTTGCGTGTTTTAAAGCAAGCAAAACTTGTGAAAAACCGTAAAGAAGGAAAGGTTGTGTATTATTCATTAGCTGACCATCACGTAATTCATATCTTTGAGCAAGCGTTTGAACACGTAAATGAGGAAGAATAG
- a CDS encoding NprX family peptide pheromone, with protein sequence MKKIILGTFVIITVLAVAFDVQCAWKPDNYGQETNAAETVNV encoded by the coding sequence ATGAAAAAGATAATCTTAGGAACTTTTGTAATTATAACGGTTTTAGCGGTAGCATTCGATGTGCAGTGTGCTTGGAAACCAGATAACTATGGTCAAGAAACGAATGCAGCAGAAACAGTAAATGTATAG
- a CDS encoding class I SAM-dependent methyltransferase — translation MMVVKDELKIVVGAGEINNNPGWLHTNEDELNLLKREDWIKRFDSNSLEVILAEHVWEHLSYEEGVEAAKVCYEFLKNGGYIRCAVPDSFFPDEEYQEGVQVGGPGPLDHPAASHKIVHNYKTIISMFESAGFQVKLLEYCDESGEFHYNDWDEKEGFIYRSKRFDHRNQDGKLGFVSLIVDAVKGE, via the coding sequence ATGATGGTTGTAAAAGACGAATTAAAAATTGTTGTTGGTGCAGGAGAAATTAACAATAACCCAGGATGGTTACATACAAATGAAGATGAATTGAATTTATTAAAAAGAGAAGATTGGATAAAAAGGTTTGATAGTAACTCTTTAGAGGTAATTTTAGCGGAGCATGTATGGGAGCATTTATCATATGAGGAAGGTGTAGAAGCAGCGAAAGTGTGTTATGAATTTTTAAAGAACGGTGGTTATATTCGCTGTGCGGTTCCGGATAGCTTTTTCCCGGATGAAGAATATCAAGAAGGGGTACAAGTTGGGGGACCTGGACCACTAGATCATCCAGCGGCGAGCCATAAAATTGTTCACAATTATAAAACGATAATATCCATGTTTGAGAGCGCAGGATTTCAGGTGAAGCTTTTGGAGTATTGTGATGAGAGCGGAGAGTTTCATTATAATGATTGGGATGAAAAAGAAGGATTTATTTATCGGTCTAAACGCTTTGATCATAGAAATCAGGATGGAAAGTTAGGGTTTGTTTCTTTAATTGTTGATGCAGTGAAAGGTGAATAA
- a CDS encoding heavy metal translocating P-type ATPase produces MAEALVKRKLVLEGLDCANCAMKIEKGVGGLEGVSSCSVNFATKTMTLETEQNKENNVVAEAKQLVTKLEPHIQVKDEQKTKVVKEVFVLEGLDCANCAMKIETKVKEMPTVSAAAVDFVSKKLKIEVANKKELETTVQDIKNIVHKLEPDVKVVREEKTGHDHGHSHDHGEGNVKKMLWRLAIGGVLTGVAALAGLPQMIIIPLFVIAYLLIGGDIVWRAVRNITRGQVFDENFLMAIATLGAFAIGQYPEAVAVMLFYQVGELFQSIAVNRSRKSITSLMDIRPDYANVKVGNETKQVSPEDVQIGDYIIVKPGEKVPLDGKVVEGTSMVDTSALTGESVPREVEVGKDVLSGFVNQNGVLTIEVTKEFGESTVSKILDLVQNASSRKAPTENFITKFARYYTPVVVITAAALAFIPPLILEGATFSDWIYRALVFLVISCPCALVVSIPLGFFGGIGGASKNGILIKGSNYLEALNDVKHIVFDKTGTLTKGVFKVTKMEPNGATTKEELLEYAAFAEVYSNHPIAQSIRSAYGKSIDENMIEDYSEISGHGTVVKVQGKEIFAGNAKLMKKENITFEQPQTVGTLVHVAVDGAYAGYIVISDEVKEDSKQAIQKLKELGIKKTVMLTGDAKLVGEAVGKELGLDEVHAELLPQQKVEEIEKIDSAKQAKEKVAFVGDGINDTPVLARADVGIAMGGLGSDAAIEAADIVIMTDEPSKIATAVKIAKRTRNIVWQNIIFALGVKGLVLLLGAFGIATMWEAVFSDVGVTLLAVLNAMRVLRVKDL; encoded by the coding sequence ATGGCAGAAGCACTAGTGAAACGAAAACTTGTGTTAGAAGGATTAGATTGTGCGAACTGTGCGATGAAAATTGAAAAAGGGGTCGGAGGATTAGAAGGTGTCTCCTCTTGTTCCGTGAACTTCGCAACTAAGACAATGACTTTAGAAACAGAACAAAATAAAGAAAATAATGTTGTTGCTGAAGCGAAACAGCTTGTTACGAAATTAGAACCGCACATTCAAGTAAAGGATGAACAGAAAACAAAAGTTGTAAAAGAAGTATTTGTATTAGAAGGGCTAGATTGTGCAAATTGTGCAATGAAGATTGAAACAAAGGTAAAAGAGATGCCTACGGTTTCAGCGGCCGCTGTTGACTTTGTATCGAAGAAATTAAAAATAGAAGTGGCAAATAAAAAAGAGCTTGAAACGACAGTACAAGATATTAAAAATATTGTTCATAAATTAGAGCCAGATGTAAAAGTTGTCCGTGAAGAAAAAACAGGTCATGATCATGGACATAGTCACGATCACGGTGAAGGAAATGTGAAGAAAATGCTATGGCGCTTAGCGATTGGTGGTGTTTTAACAGGAGTCGCTGCACTTGCAGGATTACCACAAATGATAATAATTCCACTTTTCGTTATCGCATATTTACTCATTGGTGGAGATATTGTTTGGCGAGCTGTGAGAAACATAACACGCGGGCAAGTATTTGATGAAAACTTTCTAATGGCAATCGCTACACTTGGAGCATTTGCAATCGGGCAATATCCAGAGGCTGTCGCAGTTATGCTGTTTTATCAAGTAGGTGAGTTATTCCAGAGTATTGCGGTGAATCGTTCTCGAAAATCGATTACTTCATTAATGGATATTCGTCCTGATTATGCAAACGTTAAAGTTGGCAATGAAACAAAACAAGTCTCACCGGAAGATGTACAAATTGGGGATTATATCATTGTTAAACCAGGTGAGAAAGTACCATTAGATGGGAAAGTAGTTGAAGGAACATCAATGGTAGATACTTCAGCATTAACAGGTGAATCTGTACCGCGTGAAGTAGAAGTTGGGAAAGATGTATTAAGTGGTTTTGTGAACCAAAATGGTGTGTTAACAATTGAAGTAACAAAAGAATTTGGTGAATCAACTGTATCGAAAATTTTAGATTTAGTACAAAACGCAAGTAGCCGAAAAGCACCAACAGAAAACTTTATTACGAAATTTGCGCGTTACTATACTCCGGTCGTAGTTATTACGGCAGCGGCATTAGCGTTTATTCCACCTCTTATTTTAGAAGGGGCTACATTCTCTGATTGGATTTATCGTGCATTAGTGTTTCTTGTTATTTCTTGTCCATGTGCATTAGTGGTATCTATTCCACTTGGATTCTTTGGCGGTATTGGTGGAGCCTCTAAAAACGGTATTTTAATCAAAGGAAGTAACTATTTAGAAGCACTGAATGATGTGAAACATATCGTCTTTGACAAAACAGGAACATTAACAAAAGGTGTATTCAAGGTAACAAAGATGGAGCCAAATGGAGCAACTACAAAAGAAGAACTCCTTGAATATGCTGCATTTGCGGAAGTTTATTCAAATCATCCAATTGCACAATCTATTCGAAGTGCATATGGAAAATCAATTGATGAAAATATGATTGAGGATTATAGTGAAATTTCCGGTCATGGTACAGTTGTAAAAGTACAAGGTAAAGAAATTTTTGCGGGCAATGCAAAATTAATGAAAAAAGAAAATATTACATTTGAACAGCCGCAAACAGTGGGCACGCTTGTTCACGTTGCTGTAGACGGTGCATACGCTGGTTATATTGTCATCTCAGATGAAGTAAAAGAGGACTCAAAACAAGCAATTCAAAAGTTGAAAGAACTTGGTATTAAGAAAACGGTAATGTTAACAGGTGATGCGAAATTAGTTGGAGAAGCTGTTGGTAAGGAGCTTGGCTTAGATGAGGTTCACGCTGAATTATTGCCACAACAAAAAGTAGAAGAAATTGAAAAAATTGATAGTGCAAAACAAGCAAAAGAAAAAGTTGCGTTCGTTGGTGATGGTATTAATGATACACCAGTATTAGCGAGAGCAGACGTCGGGATTGCGATGGGTGGATTAGGATCTGATGCAGCAATCGAGGCGGCGGATATTGTAATCATGACAGATGAACCTTCTAAAATCGCAACGGCTGTCAAAATTGCCAAACGTACACGGAACATTGTATGGCAAAATATTATCTTTGCACTTGGTGTGAAAGGACTGGTCTTATTACTTGGTGCATTTGGAATTGCAACAATGTGGGAAGCTGTTTTCTCAGATGTGGGCGTTACGCTACTTGCTGTATTGAATGCGATGCGTGTGCTTAGAGTGAAAGATTTGTAA
- a CDS encoding nicotinate phosphoribosyltransferase — translation MNHYKDDSYALHTDLYQINMTYTYWKDGIHNRRSVFDLYFRKLPFKNGYAIFAGLEKIIEYIENFRFTESDITYLKELQFEEEFLQYLQNMRFTGTIRSMQEGEVVFNNEPLLRVDAPLGEAQIIETALLNIVNYQTLIATKAARMKHAANNDELLEFGTRRAHEFDAALWGTRAAFIGGFSSTSNVRAGKRFGIPVAGTHAHSFVQAYRDEYIAFKKYAETHKKCVFLVDTYDTLKSGVPNAIRIAKEFGDRIDFYGIRLDSGDMAYLSKEARKLLDAAGFTNTKIIASSDLDEYTIMHLKSQGAKIDVWGVGTKLITSFEQPALGAVYKLVAIEDANGTLNDTIKISSNPEKITTPGLKRIYRIINRVNNHAEGDYIALESEEPEQEERLKMFHPVHTYISKFVTNFEARELHHNIFTNGKRTYELPNILDIQKYTENSLALFWEEYMRTLNPEEYPVDLSQECWDHKMNYIQTVRDQVSKNIQK, via the coding sequence ATGAATCATTATAAAGATGATAGTTACGCCTTACATACAGATTTATATCAAATCAACATGACTTATACATATTGGAAAGACGGCATTCATAATCGCCGCTCTGTTTTTGATTTATATTTCCGAAAGCTTCCATTTAAAAATGGTTACGCCATTTTTGCTGGTCTTGAAAAAATTATAGAATACATAGAGAATTTTCGTTTTACCGAAAGTGATATCACTTATTTAAAAGAGCTACAATTTGAAGAAGAGTTTCTACAGTATTTACAAAACATGAGGTTTACCGGGACAATTCGTAGTATGCAAGAAGGAGAAGTGGTTTTTAATAACGAGCCATTATTGCGCGTTGACGCACCGCTTGGTGAAGCTCAAATTATTGAAACCGCCTTGTTAAACATTGTGAATTACCAAACATTAATCGCTACAAAAGCAGCTCGCATGAAACATGCAGCGAACAATGATGAACTATTAGAATTTGGTACACGCCGTGCTCATGAATTTGATGCGGCCCTTTGGGGTACACGCGCAGCCTTTATCGGTGGATTTTCTTCTACAAGCAATGTCCGTGCTGGAAAACGATTTGGTATTCCAGTTGCTGGTACGCATGCTCATTCCTTTGTCCAAGCATACCGTGATGAATATATTGCATTTAAAAAGTATGCTGAAACACATAAAAAATGTGTTTTTCTTGTCGATACATACGACACATTAAAATCTGGTGTACCAAATGCCATTCGCATCGCGAAAGAATTTGGTGACCGCATTGATTTTTATGGTATTCGTCTTGATAGCGGCGATATGGCTTATTTATCAAAAGAGGCACGAAAACTACTTGATGCAGCTGGATTTACAAATACAAAAATCATCGCTTCTAGTGATTTAGATGAATATACAATTATGCATTTAAAATCACAAGGGGCAAAAATTGATGTATGGGGCGTCGGAACAAAATTAATTACATCATTTGAGCAACCTGCCTTAGGAGCTGTTTATAAGTTAGTTGCGATTGAGGATGCGAATGGCACATTAAATGATACGATTAAAATCTCTTCTAATCCTGAAAAGATTACAACGCCAGGATTAAAACGAATTTATCGAATCATTAATCGCGTTAACAATCATGCAGAAGGTGATTATATCGCTTTAGAATCAGAAGAACCTGAGCAGGAAGAACGTTTAAAAATGTTCCATCCTGTCCATACGTACATCAGTAAATTCGTGACAAACTTTGAAGCACGCGAGCTTCATCATAACATTTTCACAAATGGTAAAAGAACATATGAATTACCTAACATATTAGACATTCAAAAATACACAGAAAACAGCTTAGCACTATTTTGGGAAGAATATATGAGAACACTAAATCCCGAAGAATATCCTGTAGATTTAAGCCAAGAATGCTGGGATCATAAAATGAATTACATTCAAACCGTACGGGATCAGGTTTCAAAAAATATACAAAAATAA
- a CDS encoding amino acid permease C-terminal domain-containing protein → VIILRKTHPNLKRGFMVPLVPTLPIISIACCLFLMFNLPLTTWMYFGAWLAIGVVVYFVYSKKHSHLKEDTSSQDSLEKAN, encoded by the coding sequence TGTTATCATTCTTCGTAAAACACATCCGAATTTAAAGCGCGGATTTATGGTACCACTTGTACCAACTTTACCAATCATTTCAATCGCATGTTGTCTATTCTTAATGTTCAATCTACCATTAACAACATGGATGTACTTCGGTGCTTGGTTAGCAATTGGAGTAGTTGTATACTTTGTTTATTCGAAAAAACATAGTCATTTAAAAGAAGATACAAGTTCGCAAGATAGCTTAGAAAAAGCTAATTAA
- a CDS encoding helix-turn-helix domain-containing protein, giving the protein MQQTLEKIGKQVFYKRLQQKMTQEELCQGICSVSYLSKIENGKIEASEEILQLLCARLEIAVSDLRDVEEEVKEKLDDWLNALVHLDKQQVERIYKELQSEMKNVLDFEIINYYNLLYTRYLIMKRDLSALEEELEKLKKMYKKYSPFQKLLYTYSRALLYCMQYKYKQALEHLLKTESMAKEQGYYETGIYYNLALTYSQMEIDHMTLYFANVALEGFRNEYKFRHVINCQLLIAFSYIRKKQYSEAMGIYNHILREADSFADKDNIMSIALNNMGYLYYRQNNYEKAKEYYLEGLQYKKEEDLNYIDAMYEISLQCIQLKEFEEARGWIEKGISAARKDDRYKSMLHLLLILQYKYYGKKEVYKKFLEIEAVPFFKGEKNMKDLKKVYLELAEYFEESSEFQESNRYYKLAIMLLEEEGGVIV; this is encoded by the coding sequence ATGCAACAAACTTTAGAAAAAATCGGCAAACAAGTTTTTTATAAGCGGCTGCAGCAAAAAATGACACAAGAAGAATTATGTCAGGGCATTTGTTCCGTCTCATATTTAAGTAAGATTGAAAATGGAAAAATAGAAGCATCGGAGGAAATCTTGCAGTTGCTCTGCGCGAGGTTAGAGATTGCCGTGTCGGATTTGAGAGATGTAGAAGAAGAAGTGAAAGAGAAATTAGATGATTGGTTAAACGCATTAGTTCATTTGGACAAGCAACAGGTTGAACGCATATATAAAGAATTACAGTCTGAAATGAAAAATGTCTTAGATTTTGAAATTATAAATTATTATAATCTGCTGTATACACGTTATTTGATTATGAAAAGAGATCTTTCTGCGCTTGAAGAAGAACTAGAGAAATTAAAGAAGATGTATAAGAAGTATTCTCCGTTTCAGAAGTTGCTGTATACGTATAGTAGGGCTTTATTATATTGCATGCAATATAAATATAAACAGGCATTAGAGCATTTGTTAAAAACAGAGTCTATGGCGAAAGAACAAGGTTATTATGAAACGGGGATATATTATAATTTAGCACTTACGTATAGTCAGATGGAAATCGATCATATGACATTGTACTTTGCGAATGTTGCGTTAGAAGGTTTTCGAAATGAATATAAGTTTCGGCATGTAATCAACTGTCAACTTTTAATCGCTTTCAGTTATATACGAAAAAAACAGTATAGTGAAGCTATGGGAATTTATAATCATATTTTAAGAGAGGCTGATTCTTTTGCGGATAAAGATAATATCATGTCAATTGCCTTGAATAATATGGGGTACTTATATTATCGTCAAAATAATTATGAAAAAGCAAAAGAATATTATTTGGAGGGTCTACAGTATAAAAAAGAAGAAGATTTAAATTATATTGATGCTATGTATGAGATTTCTTTGCAATGTATTCAGTTAAAAGAATTTGAAGAAGCGAGAGGTTGGATTGAAAAAGGAATTTCTGCTGCAAGAAAAGATGATAGGTATAAAAGTATGTTGCACTTATTATTAATTCTTCAATATAAGTATTATGGAAAAAAAGAGGTATATAAGAAGTTTTTAGAAATAGAAGCAGTGCCTTTCTTTAAGGGTGAAAAAAATATGAAAGATTTAAAGAAGGTATACTTAGAATTAGCGGAATACTTTGAAGAATCATCGGAATTTCAAGAAAGTAATCGATATTATAAATTAGCAATTATGTTGTTAGAAGAAGAAGGAGGGGTTATAGTATGA